The Oncorhynchus mykiss isolate Arlee chromosome 17, USDA_OmykA_1.1, whole genome shotgun sequence genomic interval ATTGGTACAACAGATTTTCATTTTAGAGTGGTCACATTATCCCTCAGTTTTATACCAAACCAAGTAGTGTGGCGGGGCCACCGTTTTGCTGAAACACAAACTCCAGATTGTGGCTTTAAGGATGTCAAGAAGAATTCCCACCACAGTGAAAGAGCCAGGGGAGAAAGAGACAAGATGCCTGATACATAATGCAGTGTCTCATGCTGAAACAATTCCCTCTGTTTGCTCCTCTAAAGTGCCCATGTTCAATGCTTGTGTACACACCAGctcttcatcccaaatggcaccctatcccctatagagtgcactacgtCTGACTATAATGCACTAAataagaaatagggtgccatttgggcagtTCACTGCTTTCAGATGTAACTGGAGTGTGGTGAAACTGCactaaaacattttaataaaacatGGAGGCCGATCCTACTGGAATACTTTAGTGCTTGGAATACTACATGTTTTCTATGTATATTCTCCTGGAATACTACATGTTTTCTATGTAGATTCTCTTGGAATACTACATGTTTTCTATGTAGATTCTCTTGGAATAGTACATGTTTTCTATGTAGATTCTCTTGGAATACTACATGTTTTCTATGTATATTCTCTTGGAATACTACATGTTTTCTATGTAGATTCTCTTGGAATAGTACATGTTTTCTATGTATATTCTCCTGGAATACTACATGTTTTCTATGTAGATTCTCTTGGAATACTACATGTTTTCTATGTATATTCTCTTGGAATACTACATGTTTTCTATGTAGATTCTCTTGGAATACTACATGTTTTCTATGTATATTCTCTTGGAATACTACATGTTTTCTATGTATATTCTCTTGGAATACTACATGTTTTCTATGTAGATTCTCTTGGAATAGTACATGTTTTCTATGTATATTCTCTTGGAATACTACATGTTTTCTATGTAGATTCTCTTGGAATACTACATGTTTTCTATGTAGATTCTCTTGGAATACTACATGTTTTCTATGTATATTCTCTTGGAATACTACATGTTTTCTATGTAGATTCTCTTGGAATACTACATGTTTTCTATGTAGATTCTCTTGGGATACTACATGTTTTCTATGTATATTCTCTTGGAATACTACATGTTTTCTATGTAGATTCTCTTGGAATACTACATGTTTTCTATGTAGATTCTCTTGGAATACTACATGTTTTCTATGTATATTCTCTTGGAATACTACATGTTTTCTATGTAGATTCTCTTGGGATACTACATGTTTTCTATGTAGATTCTCTTGGAATACTACATGTTTTCTATGTAGATTCTCTTGGGATACTACATGTTTTCTATGTAGATTCGCTTGGAATACTACATGTTTTCTATGTAGATTCTCTTGGGATACTACATGTTTTCTATGTAGATTCTCTTGGGATACTACATGTTTTCTATGTAGATTCGCTTGGAATACTACATGTTTTCTATGTAGATTCTCTTGGAATACTACATGTTTTCTATGTATATTCTCTTGGAATACTACATGTTTTCTATGTATATTCTCTTGGAATACTACATGTTTTCTATGTAGATTCTCTTGCATGAATCAAAGCACATCAAGGGTAAAACCAAGTAACAAGCCAAAAATAGattgacatttttatttcacAAAAACAAAATGCAGTTCAGTTCAGATGAAACTAAACAAGTTATTCAACATGATTACACTGTGGAGTGGATGACTCATTCTGCCACAGGGTTGAACAGAAATGTTCATGACTAAAAATGTTAGTCACTTGTCAACAATCATTGGTGGCACTTGCCTCCAAATCGTTTTTCTCTGAATTAGAAATTCAGACTCACACATACAATACACATAATCAATGTCCACATCTGACATCAcaatataaatattttctgtcCAAAAACGATGAATAGAGTCATCAAAATAGGCTAGAGCAGGTGCTGTGAGGGGGGAAACaagtgcttcttcacctgcattgcttgctgtttggggttttaggctgggtttctgtacagcactttgagatatcagctgatgtacgaagggctatataaaataaatttgattgattgattgaataaaTTTGATATTTAGGGCGATATTTTCGTAGTGCAAGAATGTTGCGTTGCAATGTGCAAAAAATACTATAAACTTCATTATAATTTCGCAGTGTGCGTTTTCTAATTCGCACAGAGCTTTTGCACCTGGAAAATGTCGCCCTTAAACTACAGTATCTTCAGTTACAAGTGCATGGAGGCCACAGCCTCGATATTCCCCTCCTCACGACCAGTCTCACATTTGCATTCTTCCACCACCATCACGCGCTTCTCCCGCACCTCCATCCCACAGCGCAGAGGCACCGTCACCGTGTGAGCCTTGGATGGAGCGCAGCGGGAACAGGGCGCACGGCGGTGTCCCCCTGCACCCGTCAGCCTGGCAGACTCCCAACCAGAGGGAATGAACAGCGAACTGCATTGACCGAAGCACAGTTTGTTGTGGACTGTCACCGCGTTGCAGCCATCGGACGTTATCCGCTGTACATGGAAGATCGATTTAAAAAAATTAGACTCGCATAAACATTTCGTATTTTGATGTTTCAAGCATTAGGCCCTACTTATTAAAAAATATCCCTTTTAACTTTCTAATTTAGTCTAATAATTTGATTAAACATTAGGCCTACTGTCCTACACCATCTTTGTCATTGTTAACCAAAATTGAAAGGTCTGCCTCACCTGAGTAAAAGGCACCGCGGCGCAGCTCTGTCTGTTGGCAGAGTCTTTGAGACTGAGGGGCAGCGACATGGACATGGTCTTACTGTGGGCGCTCTTATCTATGGCCCTCTGCCACATCTCAAATCCTTGCCTCTTCTTCATACCCACCCCGCCATTGCCCTGACTGTCGTGGTGCAGA includes:
- the LOC110511666 gene encoding DAN domain family member 5-like — translated: MTFFINFVFLSTFSAVALSLPFPHNSIKSVPKNGASRDFESSGNGPVDEQEPIRGTVKVVKLNPNNLGLSGLFRRGGIFPRGAPGPRMPFPAFLSTGRPGPLALPDKAAAVPLHPLSHLHHDSQGNGGVGMKKRQGFEMWQRAIDKSAHSKTMSMSLPLSLKDSANRQSCAAVPFTQRITSDGCNAVTVHNKLCFGQCSSLFIPSGWESARLTGAGGHRRAPCSRCAPSKAHTVTVPLRCGMEVREKRVMVVEECKCETGREEGNIEAVASMHL